Below is a genomic region from Granulicella sp. L56.
ATTGGTGGAAACGTGCGGCTTGGTGAGCGAACCATAAGGGGTGGCGTTGAATGCCGACTCCTGGTGATACCAGAAAAGCGCGCCGTGCAGGTGATTGGTGCCGCCTTTGGTGATGCTGGTGACTTCGCCGGGTTGCCCAAACTCTGCATTATTGAGAACGCCGTCTACGCGGATCTCAGAGATCGAATCACCTGAGGGAAGGGCGTCCGCCATAGGGGAATTACCGGTGCTGCTCTGAATCGTAATGCCGTCGACAGAAACCTCAGTCTGAAATGGGAGACCTCCCTGAACTGAATAGTTTCCTGACGAGTCCGCCTGCACTCCTGGCAATGTCTGAATGATGGTAAGAGGGCTTGTTCCGCTGGTACTGGCGCGGTAGTTTGCTGGAAGGTCCCGAACTGCCACTGCTGAAAGCGACGCATCGATCGACGCTGTCTCTGTTTGAATCGTACCTGCGCTGGCAGCGTCTACGGTTACTTGTTGATCGATCTTCCCGACGGTAAGTGCTGCATCGGCGCGGAGTTGTTGACGGGCCGTCAAGGTGAGGTCTCGCAGTACCTCGCTTTGAAAGCCCTCTGCATTGATTTCCACCATATAGTGGTCCGCTGGAATATTCAGTAGCTGGTAATCCCCAGCGCTGTTGCTGGTGACAGTCCGGGAGACGCCTGTGTCGGTGTCGGTAATCTTTACCGACGCGTTCGGCACTGCGGCTCCGGTCTGATCCTTTACCGTTCCCAGAATGGAGCCTTGAATCGACTGGGCTATCACCGGACAAGCAGACAAGATCGTCACCGCAAGAACTAGGATAAGAGAGCGAACTACTATCGTCAGTCGCATATTTTCCTTTCAGCTGAGTAAATCGATGGGCCTCAAATAAGACGAAACTTATTCATCACGTGCACTGGAATTAAATGAGACAAACGCACATACAAAGGCTCTGCAAGCGTCTTGCAAAGTGCCTTTGGCCGTCATAGCTCGTCCGACGTTCATCACCATATAGGTGCAGAATAGTCAGCAAACGGCGAGACCGTTATCTAATATCGGCAAAAGAGAATATTTTTTGTGATCTATTCACAGAAGCATTACGAAACGAATGCTTGACGCCGCTTCAGACGCTGAGACGGAAGCTCACCAAAGAGTCCTTGATAGTCTCTAGCAAACTGGCTTAGGTGCCAGAATCCCCAATCCGCAGCGGCCTGCTGAACCGACATGACACCCGAACTGGGGTCACGTAAGCAACGGCGCACTCCATTGAGCCGAAGCGTCCGCAGATACGCATTCGGACTCATCCCCATGACATCTTGAAAGGCATATTGCAACGTGCGACGACTGATCTGAAACGTCTGACAAAGATTGACGACGGTAATCGTCTCTTCCTGATTCTGCAGAAGATACTGCCGAACCTCGCGCACAATTTTATAGTGACTCATTTGGCTATAAGGTGCGCGGCCCGTGGTCTCATGGGTGCTGCAAATGTCTGCCAGTGCGTCCAGCACGGCAATTCGAATACTCTTGCTCGACGAAGGATTGGCAACAATATCTGGAGTGCGGGCGCCCTCTTCCAGAATTTGTCTTACCAATTCCTGAAGGCGCATTCGCTGACCAGGCCTAATTTTGAGCAGTTCGTCTTGCATGACACGAGGTAATCTACTGGACTGGTTCAATGCCTGAATATGATTTTCCAGATCTTTTCTATCGACAACGAGGCCAAGAATTTCAAAGTTGTTTGGCGTCAGCAGCTCGAACTGGGAATGTCCAGGGCGCATGGCGATGGTATCTTCCCCCATAGAAAAAGAAGCCAGTTTACAGCCTTCCGTTCTGGTCATTGGGATTCCGAACCACCAACTTTCGGAGTCCACAACGCACGACTGTCGAAGAACATGACTGGTAGCTTCGTGGAAGATCTGCATCCTGCCAATCCATAGCTCATGAATACTGCCGGAAAAGCGCCCGGGGGCAAGCTGATCGTAGAGCTGGCACCATCCTGTCAAGCTAAGGGCCTGGTCATCCACGTCGGTTGCGGTATGAGAATAAAATCCATGCCTGGGTAAGCTACCCATTTCTTCCGGAATGGTCGATGAAGCAGCCATGCTATGTTCTCACCCAACTCATATGCGCTAGTATGCATCCTGCCTATATGCGAAACAAGAAGATTACAGAAGAAATAATAAAGTGATCGCGGAAAGAGTTTTTTTCTATTGAGGCCAACCGGGACGAGATACCGTTTTCTTCATTTGCAAAGTCGTGCTGCCCGATTCATCTGAGGCTGTCAGATGTGTAACAGTGCTGTCATCTTTGAGCCGAACTCCCGTCCCTCCCAGAACTCGCGCTTCCCGAAGCAAATAGACCAGCTTGTAAGCTGCCTGTTCGTAGGAAAGGCCAGCCGGGCGAATATTTGAAATGCAGTTACGCTCTGCGTCGGAACGTCCAACATAAGGTTCATAGGTTATATAGGCTCCCAGACTATCGGCTGCGGTCAATCCTGGCCGTTCCCCGATCAGGATGACGACTGCCTCTGCACCACGAATAGCACCGATCTCGTCCCCCAGAGCCACGCGCGCTTGAGTGGCAAGCACGATGTCATCCAGATCCCACTCGACAAGTTGAGGTTTCAATATCTTCAACAGCGCGAGCGAATGTTCTTGGGGAGCAAGCGATGAAAGCCCATCCGCGATGACGATAGTAAGTCTTCTGGCCGAATTTGATGTCGGCTGCAGATCGCTAATGCAGTCAATCGAGAGCCTGCGACCTAAATCGGGGCGATGAAGATACTCTATGCGATCCTTGGCTTGGCTCCATGCCCTCCGTGAATAAAATCCTGCATCTTTCAACTCCAGTGATAATGTATCTGGCTGAAACGGCGCATAGATCACATTGCGAGCTCGCGCATGCGCCATGCTAAAACTCAGCATTGCCTCTGTCGGCAGGCTCGATCCAACCCTTCCCAAACCAATATGTGCTTGAGTGAATCGCGATAACGTTCGCCAGGGATCGGGCTTTGCAAGAGATTTGATCATGCATCACCAATGGCTAGAAGTCCGCCAGAAAGCAGTGCGCCTGCTGCTTCTTCAGGT
It encodes:
- a CDS encoding helix-turn-helix domain-containing protein — its product is MAASSTIPEEMGSLPRHGFYSHTATDVDDQALSLTGWCQLYDQLAPGRFSGSIHELWIGRMQIFHEATSHVLRQSCVVDSESWWFGIPMTRTEGCKLASFSMGEDTIAMRPGHSQFELLTPNNFEILGLVVDRKDLENHIQALNQSSRLPRVMQDELLKIRPGQRMRLQELVRQILEEGARTPDIVANPSSSKSIRIAVLDALADICSTHETTGRAPYSQMSHYKIVREVRQYLLQNQEETITVVNLCQTFQISRRTLQYAFQDVMGMSPNAYLRTLRLNGVRRCLRDPSSGVMSVQQAAADWGFWHLSQFARDYQGLFGELPSQRLKRRQAFVS
- the eutC gene encoding ethanolamine ammonia-lyase subunit EutC, with protein sequence MIKSLAKPDPWRTLSRFTQAHIGLGRVGSSLPTEAMLSFSMAHARARNVIYAPFQPDTLSLELKDAGFYSRRAWSQAKDRIEYLHRPDLGRRLSIDCISDLQPTSNSARRLTIVIADGLSSLAPQEHSLALLKILKPQLVEWDLDDIVLATQARVALGDEIGAIRGAEAVVILIGERPGLTAADSLGAYITYEPYVGRSDAERNCISNIRPAGLSYEQAAYKLVYLLREARVLGGTGVRLKDDSTVTHLTASDESGSTTLQMKKTVSRPGWPQ